One Drechmeria coniospora strain ARSEF 6962 chromosome 01, whole genome shotgun sequence genomic region harbors:
- a CDS encoding putative longevity-assurance protein LAG1, producing the protein MSEPFPLLSTSADQLHAVEAEAVRRRRRKSSGLGGDIRAGDTGAPALASSSASLDASLDDGRRHDGLSSPTRPTSRPSKRPSKRRRARRLLSRVRQTMIKYTFLLPACILALFLTGYALNPTESNPFHKCIFLSYRLPRLDPTQPVQYGKGPWDLAFVAFYIVVLSFTREFIMQQLLRPLARRTGLGRSKQARFMEQLYTALYFGLLGPAGMYVMSRTPVWYFNTHGMYADFPHRTHEASIKFYYLFQAAYWAQQAIVLVLGMEKPRKDFKELVGHHIVSLFLIGLSYSFHFTYIGIAVYTTHDISDFFLATSKVLNYIDHPLVGPYFFLFMCVWIYLRHYINIKILWSLFTEFRTVGPFQLDWAAQQYKCWISQYITTALLGSLQALNLFWLFYIVRIAYRFVRDSTAEDDRSEDEADDDDDEVDEKPKPSKAAPAPEVNGKSRLDTSPRPTLDGPKPRKTPAAE; encoded by the coding sequence ATGTCAGAGCCGTTCCCCCTCCTCAGCACCTCGGCCGACCAGCtgcatgccgtcgaggccgaggcggtccgtcgccgccgtcgcaagAGCagcgggctcggcggcgacattCGCGCGGGAGACACGGGAGCGCCGGCCCTCGCCTCGAGTAGCGCGAGCCTCGACgcgagcctcgacgacggccgccgtcacgaTGGCCTCTCCtccccgacgaggccgacgtcgcgTCCGTCCAAGCGGCCTTCCAAGCGGCGTCGCGCCCGTCGCCTCCTCTCCCGCGTCCGCCAGACGATGATCAAGTACACCTTCCTCCTGCCCGCCtgcatcctcgccctcttcctcaCCGGCTACGCCCTCAACCCGACCGAGTCGAACCCGTTCCACAAGTGCATCTTCCTCTCCTACCGCCTCCCGCGCCTCGATCCCACCCAGCCGGTCCAGTACGGCAAGGGTCCCTGGGacctcgccttcgtcgccttctacatcgtcgtcctctcctTCACCCGCGAGTTCATCATGCAGCAGCTCCTCCGgcccctcgcccgccgcaccggcctcggccgctccaAGCAGGCCCGCTTCATGGAGCAGCTCTACACCGCCCTCTActtcggcctcctcggccccgcCGGCATGTACGTCATGAGCCGCACGCCCGTCTGGTACTTCAACACGCACGGCATGTACGCCGACTTCCCCCACCGCACCCACGAGGCCTCCATCAAGTTCTACTACCTCTTCCAGGCCGCCTACTGGGCCCAGcaggccatcgtcctcgtcctcggcatggAGAAGCCCCGGAAGGACTtcaaggagctcgtcggccaccacATCGTCAGCCTCTTTCTCATCGGCCTCAGCTACAGCTTCCACTTCACCTacatcggcatcgccgtctaTACTACCCATGACATCAGCGACTTCTTCCTCGCCACCTCCAAGGTCCTCAACTACATCGACCACCCCCTTGTCGGGCCCTacttcttcctcttcatGTGCGTCTGGATCTACCTCCGCCACTACATCAACATCAAGATTCTCTGGTCCCTCTTCACCGAGTTCCGCACCGTCGGCCCCTTCCAGCTCGACTGGGCCGCCCAGCAGTACAAGTGTTGGATCAGCCAGTACATCACCACCGCTCTGCTCGGCTCCCTGCAAGCCCTCAACCTGTTCTGGCTCTTTTACATCGTCCGCATCGCCTACCGCTTCGTGAGGGACAgcaccgccgaggacgaccgctccgaggacgaggccgacgacgacgacgacgaggtcgatgagAAGCCAAAGCCGAGCAAGGCCGCTCCCGCGCCCGAAGTCAACGGCAAGTCGCGATTAGACACGAGCCCACGTCCAACACTGGATGGTCCAAAACCACGAAAAACACCGGCAGCAGAGTGA
- a CDS encoding pH signaling pathway protein yields METLTPASATVKAAATLCSTTITAATGLLTIAGGPASASVALAKAIVYEVPCPTVMSRLGAALPTPDGATGTSTGTSTGLHGASPNQAARVSDFRDPFYSSTFPICYALAATTVTAYMLLIMLFITPRSFLDGGVIYLGRRGGFTRGASGGDNIGGRPWLQKVATLTVAVSLTIATHDTFQVAQRQYQWGVQNSKVLQTSVMGSMELRVIRVISNTFLWLAQAQTLIRLFPRHREKVIIKWAAFGLITLDLIFSALNSFKDPNANPNPMVANFNHPIPALAYLFQLLLGVLYAAWVVYYALMKKRYAFYHPLMKNMPLLAIISLVAVLIPVVFFIMDISKPEFTGWGDYVRWVGAAAASVIVWEWVERIEALEREEKKDGILGREVFDGDETLEVNASEFPWLRHRKSRKDDDDHGGGGVHDAHVHDAPAHAGHHRPRGILPGAAWPSSSVATGRRHARAADAHGSGRPTTQQPPPPATGILRPPLWPTRPPPVATPVSRTDTPSVASTVYAVRYQAASDATTRTPDPFPAQHVGEDLARDDSLSQSRRASEDEAAMRHAAELPTQLPTPDTSTDLEANAGVPLRSSRWRLAQRGSEDKPEAEVQAREMKSPRRTDSSGSDSGTRAGTGAAAASASGRWDIRSRFEMFAANQADKIREKLRPTADTVHLPTQYIPPPPRRGAALQQVLEEEELQGSGMSDASNGRRPTNGSLSRQDGRDDATQPGRPDGTLSLADDGPLLSTNPPLWPGVRRRVLTFESDDDDDDDDDDDDDDNDDDDNDDDDGDEGEEDEEEDEEANDAHDGGGDPLSSDNDLPSQPLPVELERRR; encoded by the coding sequence ATGGAGACGCtcacgccggcctcggccacggtcaaggcggccgcgacgctctgctcgacgaccatcaccgccgccaccggtctcctcaccatcgccggcggccccgcctcggcctcggtcgccctcgccaaggccatcgtcTACGAGGTGCCCTGCCCGACCGTCATGTcccggctcggcgccgccctcccgACGCCCGACGGCGCGACGGGGACGAGCACGGGGACGAGCACGGGCCTTCACGGCGCCAGCCCGAACCAGGCCGCCCGCGTCTCCGACTTCCGCGACCCCTTCTACTCGTCCACCTTTCCCATCTGCTACGCgctcgcggcgacgacggtgacggcctACATGCTCCTCATCATGCTCTTCATCACCCCCCGAtccttcctcgacggcggcgtcatctacctcggccgccgcggcggcttCACCCGCGGCGCCTCGGGCGGCGACAACATCGGCGGCCGCCCCTGGCTGCAGAAGGTGGCGACGctgaccgtcgccgtctcgctcACCATCGCCACCCACGACACCTTCCAGGTCGCCCAGCGGCAGTACCAGTGGGGCGTCCAGAACTCAAAGGTGCTCCAGACGTCCGTCATGGGCAGCATGGAGCTCCGCGTCATCCGCGTCATCTCCAACACCTTCCTCTGGCTCGCCCAGGCCCAGACGCTCATCCGCCTCTTCCCCCGCCACCGGGAAAAGGTCATCATCAAGTGGGCCGCCTTCGGCCTCATCACCCTCGACCTCATCTTCAGCGCCCTCAACAGCTTCAAGGACCCCAACGCGAACCCGAACCCGATGGTGGCCAACTTCAACCACCCGATCCCCGCCCTCGCCTACCTCTTCCAGCTCCTGCTCGGCGTCCTCTACGCCGCCTGGGTCGTCTACTACGCCCTCATGAAGAAGCGGTACGCCTTCTACCACCCGCTCATGAAGAACATGCCGCTGCTCGCCATcatctccctcgtcgccgtcctcatccccgtcgtcttcttcatcATGGACATCTCGAAGCCCGAGTTCACCGGCTGGGGCGACTACGTCCGCTgggtcggcgccgccgccgcgagcgtcATCGTCTGGGAGTGGGTGGAGCGGATAGAGGCCCTCGAGcgcgaggagaagaaggacggcatcctcggccgcgaggtctttgacggcgacgagacgctcgaggtcAACGCGTCCGAGTTCCCCTGGCTCCGCCATCGAAAGTCgcgcaaggacgacgacgaccacggcggcggcggcgtccacgACGCCCACGTGCACGACGCGCCCGCCCACGCGGGCCACCATCGCCCGCGCGGCATCCTTCCCGGCGCTGcatggccgagctcgtcggtcGCCACCGGCAGGCGGcacgcccgcgccgccgacgcgcaCGGCTCGGGTcgcccgacgacgcagcagccgccgccgcccgccacGGGCATCCTGCGCCCCCCGCTGTGGCCgacgcgcccgccgcccgtcgcGACGCCCGTGAGCCGAACCGACACGCCGAGCGTCGCGAGCACCGTGTACGCGGTCCGATACCAGGCCGCGTCcgacgcgacgacgaggacgccggaTCCGTTTCCGGCCcagcacgtcggcgaggatctCGCACGCGACGATAGCCTCTCGCAAAGCCGCCGCgcgagcgaggacgaggcggcgatgcggcacgccgccgagctgccgACGCAGCTGCCGACGCCCGACACGTCGAcggacctcgaggccaacgCCGGCGTCCCTCTGCGCTCGAGCCGATGGCGCCTCGCCCAACGGGGGTCCGAGGACaagcccgaggccgaggtgcagGCGCGGGAGATGAAGTCGCCGCGCCGAACCGACTCGTCCGGCTCCGACTCCGGGACGAgggccggcaccggcgccgcggccgcgtcTGCCTCTGGAAGGTGGGACATCCGATCGAGGTTCGAAATGTTCGCCGCGAACCAGGCGGACAAGATTCGCGAGAAgctgcggccgacggcggataCCGTCCACCTCCCTACGCAGTACATCCCCCCGCCGCCCCGGCGAGGCGCCGCGTTGCAGCAGgtgctggaggaggaggagctgcaggGCTCGGGAATGTCCGACGCGAGCaacggccgccgtccgacCAACGGAAGCTTGTCGAGGCAAGATGGCCGGGACGACGCGACGCAGCCGGGACGACCTGACGGCACGCTatcgctcgccgacgatgggccGCTGCTGTCGACGAACCCACCGCTCTGGCCCGGTGTGCGGAGGCGGGTCCTGACGTTtgagagcgacgacgacgacgacgacgacgacgacgacgacgacgatgacaacgacgacgacgacaacgacgacgatgacggtgatgAGGGGGAAGAGGATGAGGAAGAGGATGAGGAAGCCAACGACGCCCATGACGGCGGAGGCGACCCGCTTTCTTCAGACAATGATCTTCCTTCTCAGCCTCTCCCGGTGGAATTGGaaaggcgacgatga
- a CDS encoding YjeF-N domain protein — protein sequence MTRATVPNASPPASQRHLAPITCQVPHDETAAQERSPLARHPAVVRAPDTDTGTLAALPFFSNVKGSSFPSDLCHGLYASRVPRLRRALKQPPRPGQARTAGLRCSIEQGPKGSTASSGSAASEEAPPSSYGPLRRPSAGRISLVESTAGCSSGRLAADRHSPSSPASPQQSTGRSASTLAARDDKMATQFIGLHMSVVLRDPSGYRLTGTVRDVEAGSSLTLTNVYIDATKEHAAQMTINAANIADLTEVPLDNVLPAAAAAPEPVPVAVFPQPGPPQPAFVDPAILSMSKRPGSSTPTPAGMQYQLGEGTSPRVHVTRPEKLPEERRPEQDILDSIKGLTVGSGNKESRNGKAAETRDGPMQKRRARSRHAKQSNSQPGDRRVAAGSPAAAGSQSGYGKGWRETPILESTASFQPFSALKRQAKAKGKGGAPDNGWASEDVTEEMGDFDFENNLAKFDKRTIFDQMRKEDPIDESNRLVSHNRRPKPGTAGGKNLHYTENVLDATSTKVRGADFWNSEADVGANEEGKHSGRENRNGQGGARRADGKPVPSRRSQSRKASAALGSQPLSRVNSTVRKPLLPLGVKDDSCVLDGPGEGRGRREADAKQHQMQPPGLYLSSSKRRLEAISTLQMLNLENIAANELGFSESLMAENAGRGIAEVAVSALDDPAIKVRFGLAGAGLSADTSLAGSVVVILAGNNKSGIRALAAGRHLRNKNMDVLVCLVGVERERDLLEDLRRQIQLYRNFGGKVLDKNDFFEHLRKSAASGAAVSVSLIVDALLGLTISFEELRVGDQATVYELMEWANRNEAFVLSVDVPTGIDPMTGKVAIIDGGQLYIKPRYVVAVGAPKRGLVEAVTPASEGDIGFGSTAHEDQWRLFLVDMGLGSAVWRKAGTKVRRGIDFDGKWVLEMRYRGAESDDGQEN from the exons ATGACTCGAG CTACCGTGCCGaacgcctcgccgcccgcaaGTCAAAGGCACCTGGCGCCTATCACCTGCCAGGTACCTCatgacgagacggccgccCAGGAGCGTTCCCC CCTTGCGCGCCATCCCGCAGTTGTGCGTGCACCCGACACCGACACCGGCACTCTCGCTGCCCTTCCCTTCTTCTCAAACGTCAAAGGCAGCAGCTTCCCCTCCGACCTTTGCCACGGCCTCTATGCGTCGCGTGTCCCGCGCCTCCGTCGAGCTCTGAAGCAGCCACCCCGGCCAGGTCAAGCTCGAACGGCAGGGTTGAGGTGCAGCATCGAGCAAGGACCGAAGGGGTCAACTGCCTCGTCAGGCTCGGCCGCATCGGAGGAGGCCCCGCCCTCATCGTACGGTCCGTTgaggcggccgtcagcaGGCCGGATCTCCCTCGTCGAATCGACGGCGGGTTGCAGCAGCGGGAGATTGGCCGCCGACCGCCAttcaccgtcgtcacctGCCTCTCCGCAGCAGAGCACTGGCCGTTCCgcgtcgacgctcgccgcAAGGGACGACAAAATGGCCACTCAGTTCATCGGCCTGCACATGAGTGTCGTCCTACGGGACCCCTCCGGATATCGCCTCACCGGGACCGTTCGGGACGTGGAAGCAGGGAGCAGCCTGACCTTGACGAACG TCTACATCGATGCCACCAAGGAACACGCGGCCCAGATGACGATCAACGCGGCCAACATTGCCGACCTGACCGAGGTGCCGCTCGACAATGTGCTtcccgccgcggcggcggcacccgAGCCGgttcccgtcgccgtcttcccGCAGCCTGGACCGCCACAACCCGCGTTTGTTGATCCGGCCATTCTCAGCATGAGCAAGCGGCCAggttcgtcgacgccgacgcccgccgGCATGCAATATCAGCTGGGGGAGGGCACCTCGCCCCGCGTGCACGTGACGCGTCCGGAGAAGCTTCCGGAGGAGAGGCGACCGGAGCAGGATATCCTCGACTCGATCAAGGGCCTGAcggtcggcagcggcaacaAGGAAAGTCGGAACGGCAAGGCCGCGGAAACGCGTGACGGGCCGATGCAGAAGAGGAGAGCGCGAAGTCGCCACGCGAAGCAGTCGAACTCGCAGCCGGGCGATCGACGAGTGGCCGCCGGCTCACCCGCGGCGGCTGGGTCGCAAAGCGGCTACGGCAAGGGATGGAGGGAAACACCGATCCTCGAGAGCACCGCCTCGTTTCAACCCTTCAGTGCTCTGAAGCGccaggccaaggccaagggcaaAGGAGGCGCCCCGGACAACGGGTGGGCGTCGGAGGATGTCACCGAGGAGATGGGCGACTTTGACTTTGAGAACAACTTGGCCAAGTTCGACAAGCGCACCATCTTTGACCAGATGCGAAAGGAGGACCCCATCGACGAATCGAACCGGCTCGTTTCCCACAACCGCAGGCCCAAGCCAGGAACTGCCGGAGGCAAGAACCTGCATTACACGGAGAACGTCTTGGATGCGACGTCGACCAAGGTCCGAGGCGCCGACTTTTGGAACAGCGAGGCCGATGTTGGGGCCAACGAGGAGGGCAAGCACAGCGGGCGAGAGAACAGaaacggccaaggcggcgctcggcgcgccgacggcaagcctGTGCCATCTCGTCGATCGCAGTCTCGGAAGGCGAGCGCCGCGTTGGGAAGCCAGCCACTGAGCCGCGTCAATTCTACCGTTCGTAAACCCCTCCTCCCCTTGGGCGTCAAAGATGATTCCTGCGTCCTAGACGGACCGGGAGAAGGTCGTGGCCGACGCGAGGCTGACGCGAAGCAGCATCAAATGCAACCGCCGGGGCTCTacctctcgtcgtcgaagcgccgtctcgaggccatctcgacgctgCAGATGCTCAACCTCGAGAACATTGCCGCCAACGAACTCGGCTTCAGTGAGAGTCTGATGGCCGAGAACGCGGGCCGAGGCATCGCCGAGGTTGCCGTctccgccctcgacgaccccGCCATCAAGGTGCGGTTCGGCCTCGCCGGGGCGGGCCTGTCGGCGGACACGTCGCTCGCCggttccgtcgtcgtcatcctcgccggcaaCAACAAGTCGGGCATCCGCGCGCTGGCGGCCGGGCGTCACCTCCGCAACAAGAACATGGACGTgctcgtctgcctcgtcggcgtggaGCGCGAGCGGGACCTGCTCGAGGACCTGCGGCGGCAGATTCAGCTGTACCGAAACTTTGGCGGCAAGGTCCTGGACAAGAACGACTTCTTCGAGCACCTGCGCAAGAGCGCGGcgtcgggcgccgccgtctccgtctccctcatcgtcgacgccctgcTGGGCCTGACAATCTCGTTCGAGGAGCTGCGGGTAGGCGACCAGGCGACGGTGTACGAGCTGATGGAGTGGGCGAACCGCAACGAGGCCTTTGTGCTCTCGGTGGACGTGCCGACGGGCATCGACCCGATGACGGGCAAGgtggccatcatcgacggcggccagctgTACATCAAACCTCggtacgtcgtcgccgtcggggcgCCGAAGCGAGGGCTGGTCGAGGCggtgacgccggcgtcggaaGGCGACATCGGCTTCGGCAGCACCGCGCACGAGGACCAGTGGCGCCTgttcctcgtcgacatgggACTCGGCAGCGCCGTGTGGAGGAAGGCGGGGACAAAGGTGCGGCGAGGCATCGACTTTGACGGCAAGTGGGTGCTCGAGATGCGCTACCGCGGCgccgagagcgacgacggacagGAGAACtga